The following coding sequences are from one Sphingomonadaceae bacterium OTU29LAMAA1 window:
- the rpmA gene encoding 50S ribosomal protein L27, with the protein MAHKKAGGSSRNGRDSAGRRLGVKKFGGQEAIAGNILVRQRGTKFYPGANVGIGKDHTLFALVDGRVAFHEGKLGRKFCSVQIMAEAAE; encoded by the coding sequence ATGGCACATAAGAAAGCAGGCGGTTCGTCGCGCAACGGTCGCGATTCGGCCGGTCGTCGCCTCGGCGTGAAGAAGTTCGGTGGTCAGGAAGCGATCGCCGGCAACATCCTCGTGCGTCAGCGCGGGACGAAGTTCTATCCGGGTGCGAACGTGGGGATCGGCAAGGATCACACGCTGTTCGCGCTCGTCGATGGTCGCGTGGCGTTCCACGAGGGCAAACTCGGCCGTAAATTCTGCTCGGTGCAGATTATGGCGGAAGCCGCCGAATAA
- the rplU gene encoding 50S ribosomal protein L21 has protein sequence MFAVVRTGGKQYRVAAGDKIVVEKLDGEAGASITLGDVLLAGEGSELKSVEGLTVAAEIVAQAKADKVIVFKKRRRHNYRRKNGHRQNHTILKIVSVG, from the coding sequence ATGTTCGCAGTCGTGCGCACGGGCGGCAAGCAGTATCGCGTCGCCGCCGGAGACAAAATCGTCGTCGAGAAGCTGGACGGCGAAGCCGGCGCATCGATCACGCTGGGTGATGTCCTGCTCGCGGGCGAAGGCTCGGAGCTGAAGAGCGTCGAGGGCCTGACCGTCGCCGCAGAGATCGTCGCCCAGGCGAAGGCCGACAAGGTCATCGTCTTCAAGAAGCGTCGCCGCCACAATTATCGCCGCAAGAACGGTCATCGCCAGAACCACACGATCCTCAAGATCGTTTCGGTCGGCTGA